A segment of the Odoribacter splanchnicus DSM 20712 genome:
CTAAGCAGACGCTTGCTGAAATGACTGATACCGCAACGTTCCAGCACTTTCTTCACAGCTTGAGGAATTTCTCTATCCGGGATATAACGCAAAGCGGCACAATATTCCAGATATTCTGTCACCGTCAAATCCATATGCAAGGGGGGATTCTGCGGCAGAAAGCCGATGTGTCTTTTAGCCTCCACCGGATTTTTACTCATACTGATACCCTTGATATAAACATCCCCTTCCGACTGCCGTAACACACCACACATAATGTTCATCGTTGTGGATTTCCCGGCTCCGTTGGAGCCGAGTAATCCATATATTCCATGCTTGGGAACTTCAAAATTGATATCACGAATAGCCCACTGTACACTATAACGGTGTGAAAGATGGTCTACTTTTACTATTGTCTCTTCCATTGATATTATAACTTTATATTTTTTAGCTCTACTAATTCATACACACTCCATTATCAATACCAGTCGTGACTAGTTGTATGCCATCCTATCTGTTTGATAGAAGCCACCTTGCCACCGACATTCTTCTCAAAAAGCAGTACAGGAGAATTTATGTTTCTGATATCATAAGCCTGGATAGTTCCATCCTCACAACCTATCCACAATTGATCCAAGTCAAAAAAGGCATAAGCCAATGAGGTGATTTTAGAAGGAATGGTAGCATTGAATTTTAAGAATCTTACAGATGTATCCATCCAATCTGCCGCACGTTGAACAAAATACAATTCATTACCTACAGAATAAAAATCACGGTATTTTGCATCCTCTGCATAAGTGGAACTACGATAAGTAGAACTAACCAAAAATACAGAAGAGGCATCCAATTTCACCGGCAACCGAAACCAACGCTCAAATCCATTAAACTGAAAGGAAGCGCTACGATTATCAAATCCAAAATCCCCTACCAACGTGGCCGGATAATTAGGATCATTATAATACGCTGTAAACAACAATGTTGTTCCCTCATAAAAGAATGGAATATGATGCTTCTGCGAAAGATAAAGCATCTCTGTTCCTTCTGCAAATTCAGAAACAGGCACAGTTTGATGCCTCTTCAAAGGTATTACCCTTGTTTTATATACAGAAGTTTTGTTATACATATCTTCTCCCACATCCTCTCTCCAGGTTGTAGCCATTACAATTCTACGATTCTTGGCATCATAACAAGGGATATTCTGTCCATAAGTAGAGTGCCCTAACACTGTAATCTTATAACCATTGGTATCAATATAGTAAGGTTCTGTAAGATATTTTCCCACCAAATAGTTGGCAGATCTCATTCGTGTAAACAAACGTCCGTCTTCAGTCACGATAAAGGATGCTGCACCTTCTCCAAAGCTGGGACTGCTGGGAGCCTTTTCCCTCATGGCTGCAATTTTAAAATCAGCAGGAGCTCCATCCAAAAACTGATCTTTCACTTCGTCCACCTTCGTCATAGTCTGCACATTAACCTCATACGCCACCTGATCGGTCAGTATCACACAAGCACCACTGGCGCTGACATCGCGGGATGTTTCCATGACCAAATCCTTTGGTTTTCCGGGTATATCGTGTCCATTAATGGTGGCATAGACATCTTCCTTCAATTTATAGTTAACCGTTTTTTTACCATTTTCCAAAACAGTACGCGGGCTGATTACAGAAACTTTTGACTTATCGCCATTTTCTGACAATATGAACCAATCGTCCGGAGCGAATGGAGGATAGAAATACACAAACAGTCGGGCAGGGAACGTAATTCCGGTCTTTTTTTCAATCACGCTGAAAGTTCCCCACTCTCCCACATCGTTACTATAGCGAGTCAAACCTATCTTTTTCACAACCTCGTCCGTAGGCATATCAAAATCCAACTCCTCGCTGATTACCACTCCTTTGATTTTCCATTCATAACGCACCTCTTCTGCACGCATTGCCGAATCTGTTTCCCACGTGAACATTTGACTGCCCCTGAACTTCATGACTTCACCATCTCCCGCATAACCAAACATACGTTTAGGAGAACTTGTATTAAAATTATCAGACCATAACGGAGGATTTATCTCCTCATACGAATAGTTACCTTCGTCCTCAAAACATCCGGTCAACAGACCGAATAAAAACAATATAATATATAATCTTATCGATTTCATGACATCAACTTATTATTAGATTAAACTTCCACAGACATCGGTAGGCCATTCTCATCCTCCGTTGGATTCTCCGCCAGCCATTGCTTGAACAATTTCACTAATTTAATTGCCTCATCAGGAGCACTCTTTATCATATTTCCATCCAAACTGTATGCTCCCGGTATATTCTCCAGGAATGTCTTGTATTTCAAGGATGAATAGTTTCCCAGCAACCCGGCAGAAACTTCCAAGGTCCACCATTCCGGTTTCACAGCATCTTTCGTCAAATGGATAACGGCTTTCGAACGTTCGAATTGTCCCACCTGCAATTCATCGCTCGGCACAATTTCAACCACCAACCGGATGCCTTCCTCCAAATCATTCAAACGGGCACTGCGGTTCATCCGGATTTGAATTGTATCCAATATCAAAGAAGCTCCTGCCGGAATCGGACGCGCACGGAAAGTATACGAATTTTCCAGAACATATTCATCCGGAGTAGCGGTTGTCATATCTTTCACAACCTTCAAACCGAAGTGCAGATCCTTCGTCAAAGGTCTGCCGGCCAAGGCAACTACTATTTCTGCCATCACATGGTCGTCTGTCGGCTTGGCAAAAAAGAATGTCACATCCGTAGAATCGGCTTTAGCAGTACCGGGAGCTTCCTCATCCATAAAATATTTATAGAAATAAACTTCATGGCGTTCTCCAAAAGGTTCGATATCCTGTTCCGTACATGCACTGAACAACATCATCCCCAAAATCGCAAACAATATAAAGATTTTCATTTTTTCCGTTTTTAAATGGTTACATACTCTGATTATCGGGGATAGGTAGCATATACTCTGATTTATTCAACTCACGCTCCTCTTTCTCCTTGAAATAAATCTTTGCCCCTAACCGTTTGTATAAATAAAACAACTGTCCTTCCGAAATCCATTCCCGTTGGGCATCACGAATCAAATCCCTTTGGAACATCTCGAAATCCCGTGCCACCTCCAACTGCTCCATCGTTTTCCATTCATCTCCGACTTGTGCCGTTTCAGAACGTTTCTCGCGAATTTCATTCAAGATTTCATAAGCTTCAGCGAACTGATTTTTCCGGGCATAACATTCTGCCATAATGTAACGCATTTCTGTCGCACGGATTACAGGCAGAATACGTATATTCTTCTTGCGAATTTCTGCATTGTCACTGCAATACCATTTGCCGGAAATTTTATAATTCCCATAAATGCTGTTATCCTCCGGTCTATACAACAAAAACCTGGAACGAATGTCCATCTCAGATTCGTCTGTCTGTCCGTCCGGACTTTTAAATATTTTCTGATTATCCAAATCGAGCATCAGCCAATTTCCCTGATTCATTCCATCTGCTTTTTTTCTAAAGAAACTTCCCAAACTATAATTGTCGTAAGCCTCCTCATTATAGACTGCAAAAATCAAATTGGAAATACACTTCAAATCCTTCTTGCTTTCAAAATCATTACCACGCAACTCCCAAAATTCATCTTTTGAGAACATATCGTAAGAGCTGCCCTGTGTACCGGTTGCTTTGAATTTCAATACAGCATCAGCCATCTGAAAAGCCTCGTCATGCATTCCCGCATACTGATATGCTCTTGCCAACAATGCTGTGATAGCATAATAGCTCAACCGGAAACCGCGTCCCTGGAAAAAACCGTCTATCACACTCGAAGATTGATATCCTGGCATACCCCATTCAAACTCTCCATTGAAACGAGTCTTGCCGGAAGCGCTCAAACTCATACCCCAAGCCGTAGTATCAAACTCTATTGTAAGTTCGCGAGCTTTATTCAAATCGCGGATAACCTTCTCCATAAAAGGCTTTACAGCAATCCCGTTTGGCTGGATATTAGGGTAGTCTTCCACATAAGGCACCCGTTTTTCTCCGTCATCATGAATCAACGCCGGCGCAAACAACCGCAATAAATCGAAGTGCACCAATGCCCGACAAGCATATGCCTCCCCTAAAATCATCTTACGCTCGACCTCCCCCTCTGCAAAAATATCGGCAGATGCTCTCTCCAGATTCTGAATCAGATTATTTGCATTAGCCACCACATTATATCCATCCTTCCAGATATTGTCGATAGTCGGTCTCAATGCAGAATTGTAATAATCATAGTTTCGGGCTATCTTATACATATTAGTCCCCTCCTCGCCATATTTCCAAGCCCAGGTATATTGCCGTGACATACAGTCCACCAATCCAAACTGAAGTTCCACTCCATAAAGATTACGGGATGCCATCGCTTCGTAAACTCCCGCCAGGACAGAACGATAGCCATCACCCGTTGTAAACAGCTTATCGCTCGTAGCCTCACCTTCCGGTTGCAAATTCAACCAATCCTTGCATGAACTCAATGACAACAAGGATAATAGAATCATAATTTGTATATATATTTTCATACTCAAATATTTTATTGTTAGAATCCTAACGACAATGTAAAGCTATAGTTCTTCGCATAAGGATAGCTTGTTCCGCGCTCCTGCTTTATGTTCGACCAGCGGCAAACATCATTCATGTTAAAACGCAATCCCAACGAAGTCAGTCTCATTTTGCGAATCAAGTCACGGTTAAAATCATAACCGCAAGAGATACTGCTAAATGCCAAATAATTATTATCCTGTACGAATCTTGATGTAGGCTGCGTCTTTTGTTTGTTCTTCAAGTCAAAGAACGGAGCTATATCACCCGGATTTTTCCAACGCTGAGTCAATACACGACGGTCTACGTTGCTTCCGTCAATATCTGCCTCTTCTACCTTGTTTTTAATGGTCTCGTTATAATCCTGAGCACCCCACTGATAGAGGAATGTTGTATTTAGGTAGAAACCTTTCCAAGCCACATTGATACCGAAAGAACCTTGTGCATCCGGACTCTTGTCACCCACTACCACTTCATCAGCGGCATTCCATACATACGTACTCTGGCCGTTTCTCTTGCGGAACAGTTCCTGACCGTTTGACGGGTCTATACCATAAGAAGGCACAGCATAAATCGCAGTTGTAGATGCTCCCACATAATACTGTGTCAACGGGATATAGAGCAAATCTGAATAATCTCCGCCCTGTCCCTGATTCTTTCCATTGTGAAAATCCTGGATATTCTTATTATATCTCTCAGCCTCCTGACCCAATTTTGTAATCTCATTCTTATTGGAAGCCAGAGTAGCATTTACAGCAACAGTCCAATTATCATTCTGGAAAACAGTTGTATTCAATTTAATCTCAAAACCTTTGTTCAAAATCGAACCGGCATTTGTGTAATAAGTAGAAAAACCTGATGATGTGCGGACAGACAGCTGTTCCAACTGATTCTTGGTCTCCTTGCGATAATAGTTTCCTTCCACTACAAGACGGTCATGGAACAAGCCCAAGTTAATACCCACATCCAAAGTATATGTCTTCTCCCAAGTTAATTTCGGATTACCCAAAGCAATCAAAGTATTCGATGGTGTATGGAAAAGCCACGCGACTTTGACCCTTTTGGCCACGCAGGATTTGCCCACCTTTGGCTACAATATGATTGACCCTTTAAAGTCCTGGTGTTGGGGGTCAATTTTATTTTACCCTTTTAAAATTTCTCGTTTTTCTTAGACCTTAACTTTCGCATACTTTCACCATATAGCTCTATGGTATGAGCTGTATGTATGATACGATCAAGGATTGCATCGGCTATTGTCGGGTCACCTACCATGTCATACCAATTGGAGGATGGGTACTGCGATGTGATGATGATGGATTTCCGTTCATGCCTGTCCTCGATGATTTCAAGCAGTATGGGACGCTCCTTTGCGTCAAGCGGTACGATGAACAGGTCGTCAAGGATGAGTAGTTGGCAGCGCTCAATCTTCTTGAGTTCCGTTTCAAGTGTACCTTTGACTTTGGCGACTTTCAGCGCACCGAGCAGTTTCGGGGCATTGGCATAGAAGGTCCGGAATCCCCTTTTGCATGCTTCGTGGCCGAGGGCACAGGCCAGATAGCTTTTCCCCGTTCCTGAAGAACCGGTAATGAAAAGGTTCTGTGCCTTATGCACAAAATCAAGGGTGGCGAGACGTTCCATCTGGTTGCGCTCCAGCCCCCGGTTCGTGGCATAGTCAATCTGTTCAATATAGGCCTTGTAGCGGAATGCCGCATTCTTGGTAAGCCGTGCAATGGCAGCCTGTGCACGATAGTCCCATTCGCGTGCAAGGAGCATGGACAGGAACATGTCCGCAGTCATGGATTGCGGAGTGGTACCGGCAAGACTTTCCCTGAAAGCCTCTGCCATACCATGCAATTTCATGCGGTTCATTAAATCCAGTGATATGGTATTCTGGTCTTGTTGTCCCGTTACGGGAGCTGTTTTATTGTTTACTTCCATAAATATGAGTTTTATTGTTTGTCCTTTCTGTAATATTCACGTCCACGTATATTTTTGTGGGTCAATGGAGCCGGGGAAGTCACGTTGGGCTGTACTTTCCCGTCCTCATCGGGAAGGAAATCCGCATCTTCTCCCAGTTCAAGCACCTCGCGCAAGGCCTGATATCCGTATTGCAACTTCTGGTCCGCACATGCACAAGCCGCAACCAGACGGTCACGACCGTATTTTTTCTCCAGGGTCAGGATGCCACGGCATGACCTGAACGCTTTGGGTGGATATTGCATGGCACGCTCCACTTCCCGTAGATAGTTCAATACAATATTGTCTATTTCCGAGGCACGCCGGAAGAGTTCCTCCAAGTCCTTGTCATAGGGACCATAGTGTCCCGGCAGGTTGTGCTCCTTTTTCCAGGAATAAGCGTAAGGAATGTCACAGCGGTCATGGGTGGAGACAAGGCTCATGCCACAGTAGATTTCCACCGTGTCGGCATCATAGAGAATCGTCATGCGCCTGCCTACATACTCCTTTGGAACGCTGTAATGGTGTTTGAACAACGAGACGTAAGAGTTATTCCCGACAGTCATTAGCTTCCTTTCTTTCACCACGTAACGTTTCACGGGAAGCGGTCGAAGATAGTCCTTCTCTCCCTGAAGGAACATTTTCTTGCGTGACATCTCCCGTCCGGCCATCACCTTTTCATTGAAATCAAGCAGGGAGATACGGATAGCGGTATTGAGATCCTCCAGGCTGGAGAATGTCATTCCCTCCATATCAAGGTAAATGGAACGGTAAAGGAGCTTTACGGCATTTTCAACCAAGGCCTTGTCCTTGGGGTGGCGTACACGGGCAGGATAGACCGCACAGCCGTAATGTTCGGCAAAAGCGGCGAAATCATCATTGATGGCAGGCTCGTTGCGGTCGCTGCGTGTAACGGCCGCCTTCAAATTGTCGGGGACGATAGCCGCAGGAACGCCTTCAAAATATTGCATGGCATTCTCGCATGCCTTTATCAGGTCTTCCTTGCGTTGGGACCATACGGCCTCGCAGTAGGTATAATGGCTGAACGGAAGAATGGCGACGAACACCTCGGCCTTTTTCGTCTCACCTGTCATTTCATCAACGACTTCAAGCCTATCACCGGCAAAGTCAATATACATCTGGTCTGCGGCATAGTGCTCGACATGACCGACGACCTTGATGTGAAACTTGTACTGACGGACAGCCCGTTTGAAGGAAGACAACCGGAAACCGTCCGGATATTCGGCATGGTATTCCTTGAACAGTTTTCGGACACTCATGCCTTTGCGTGACAGGCGGGATACATATCCGGGAAGCAAGGCATCCAGTTCGATCCTTCTGGAAGAAGGTTCCCGATGCCGGGACTCCGTACAGCCGAACAGTTCATCCAACTGCCCATCGGGTAGGGAAAGAAGCTGTTCAATGCTCTTGCCGCTTGAAAGGAACAAGCGGACATACTTGCGGACAGTATTACGGGAAGTATGAAACGTGGACGCCGTTTCCTTGATTCCCATGCCGACCGCATAACATCTTAAAATGTTTTTGATTCGTTTATCCATTTGTATAGATTTTATTATCGTCCCCGTTACACCAGGACTCGGGTACTCAAATCTACACAAAAAAATCTATGACAATAGGTAAACTAAGTGGTCAATGCGATTTTGGCCAAAAGGGTCAATCATATTGTAACCAAAGGGGACAATCCTGCGTGGCCAAAAGGGTCAAAGTCGCGTGGCTTTTCCAATTATCATACAAGTGTAGCAAAAAATATTCAACACTCCTAATAATCCTTGAACATAATTATAAATATACCTACTCCAAACGAACGAACTTCACGGCATCAGCAATAATCGCAACATCTTTGTCCCTGTTAATCTCCTTGTCTGAAAGCACTACGCGAACTTCTCCTCCTGGGAAATCAAAATTTCCCAAAGACACCCAACCGGATGAAATACCCACCAGTTCTTCATCCAATGAAAGCTCTACCTTCTCTTGTTTATCACCATAACAAACCGTATAATAGTTGACAACAGAAGAGGGGAAGGTCTTTATACCCGGGAAAGTAGTGATGTAATCCTTAAATACCTTTACCCAAACCTCATAATTTCCTTTAGGTAATGCGACCCGCCATGTTGCAGTCGACTCTCCGCGACCTCCACTTATACAATGATATCCGCGGATAGAATCCCCGCAAGCCGACACATTATATACAGGCACCCACCGGGATGATCTGCCGGCACGCGTGATAACGCGATAAGTCGGCTTTTTTCCAAACTTACGCTGAAACCATGACTCGTTGTTGTTTTTCACCTCAAAACCGGCATCTGTATCATCGACAAGCCATATATTCTCATCCGACTTTTCAAACTCCTCGTCCGAAATAGTCCTACAGACAAAACCCGGCTTCCAGGATGCCGCCATTTCCGGGGAGCAACGCTTATTGTCTCCCCACCAGGCTATCGGACGATTAGTCGACAAATAAGCATACATATAACCAATTTTATCTGAACTATTGCCCGCCATCCAATCTGCATCCCGGGATGCGCCCTGCACTATCAGAGAAAGGTATTTCGCTTCATGAGGGGCAAAATAGGCATGAACATTCTTACGTGTCATCAGACTACCACATTCAATGGAAAAAATTCCTCCGCAATTCCCCATATTCCGAACCAACGCATCAAGCCGATGCAATCCGGTCTGTTCATCATAGTACCGCACAGCATCCTTCACTCTGAAATAATGAGTATGTCTGGCTGCTTGCCATGAATGGACCATCGAATCCATATTCATCTGCCAACGCCGATTCCAACAGACCACTAACGAATCGTAATTCACCTCCCCGACAGACACGGCAAGAATACTGTCCAAAGAGACTGCAAATTCGCTCTCGGGAGCAACAATCGTAATATACGACCACAACTCCTTCACTTTTACAGCCAATGCTTCATACTTCAGGCCTTCATCTAAAGTATCGTCCGCCAGAATCTCCTCCAACGTCCGCCC
Coding sequences within it:
- a CDS encoding PKD-like family lipoprotein, coding for MKSIRLYIILFLFGLLTGCFEDEGNYSYEEINPPLWSDNFNTSSPKRMFGYAGDGEVMKFRGSQMFTWETDSAMRAEEVRYEWKIKGVVISEELDFDMPTDEVVKKIGLTRYSNDVGEWGTFSVIEKKTGITFPARLFVYFYPPFAPDDWFILSENGDKSKVSVISPRTVLENGKKTVNYKLKEDVYATINGHDIPGKPKDLVMETSRDVSASGACVILTDQVAYEVNVQTMTKVDEVKDQFLDGAPADFKIAAMREKAPSSPSFGEGAASFIVTEDGRLFTRMRSANYLVGKYLTEPYYIDTNGYKITVLGHSTYGQNIPCYDAKNRRIVMATTWREDVGEDMYNKTSVYKTRVIPLKRHQTVPVSEFAEGTEMLYLSQKHHIPFFYEGTTLLFTAYYNDPNYPATLVGDFGFDNRSASFQFNGFERWFRLPVKLDASSVFLVSSTYRSSTYAEDAKYRDFYSVGNELYFVQRAADWMDTSVRFLKFNATIPSKITSLAYAFFDLDQLWIGCEDGTIQAYDIRNINSPVLLFEKNVGGKVASIKQIGWHTTSHDWY
- a CDS encoding DUF4843 domain-containing protein — protein: MKIFILFAILGMMLFSACTEQDIEPFGERHEVYFYKYFMDEEAPGTAKADSTDVTFFFAKPTDDHVMAEIVVALAGRPLTKDLHFGLKVVKDMTTATPDEYVLENSYTFRARPIPAGASLILDTIQIRMNRSARLNDLEEGIRLVVEIVPSDELQVGQFERSKAVIHLTKDAVKPEWWTLEVSAGLLGNYSSLKYKTFLENIPGAYSLDGNMIKSAPDEAIKLVKLFKQWLAENPTEDENGLPMSVEV
- a CDS encoding RagB/SusD family nutrient uptake outer membrane protein — encoded protein: MKIYIQIMILLSLLSLSSCKDWLNLQPEGEATSDKLFTTGDGYRSVLAGVYEAMASRNLYGVELQFGLVDCMSRQYTWAWKYGEEGTNMYKIARNYDYYNSALRPTIDNIWKDGYNVVANANNLIQNLERASADIFAEGEVERKMILGEAYACRALVHFDLLRLFAPALIHDDGEKRVPYVEDYPNIQPNGIAVKPFMEKVIRDLNKARELTIEFDTTAWGMSLSASGKTRFNGEFEWGMPGYQSSSVIDGFFQGRGFRLSYYAITALLARAYQYAGMHDEAFQMADAVLKFKATGTQGSSYDMFSKDEFWELRGNDFESKKDLKCISNLIFAVYNEEAYDNYSLGSFFRKKADGMNQGNWLMLDLDNQKIFKSPDGQTDESEMDIRSRFLLYRPEDNSIYGNYKISGKWYCSDNAEIRKKNIRILPVIRATEMRYIMAECYARKNQFAEAYEILNEIREKRSETAQVGDEWKTMEQLEVARDFEMFQRDLIRDAQREWISEGQLFYLYKRLGAKIYFKEKEERELNKSEYMLPIPDNQSM
- a CDS encoding SusC/RagA family TonB-linked outer membrane protein, with the protein product MAKRVKVAWLFHTPSNTLIALGNPKLTWEKTYTLDVGINLGLFHDRLVVEGNYYRKETKNQLEQLSVRTSSGFSTYYTNAGSILNKGFEIKLNTTVFQNDNWTVAVNATLASNKNEITKLGQEAERYNKNIQDFHNGKNQGQGGDYSDLLYIPLTQYYVGASTTAIYAVPSYGIDPSNGQELFRKRNGQSTYVWNAADEVVVGDKSPDAQGSFGINVAWKGFYLNTTFLYQWGAQDYNETIKNKVEEADIDGSNVDRRVLTQRWKNPGDIAPFFDLKNKQKTQPTSRFVQDNNYLAFSSISCGYDFNRDLIRKMRLTSLGLRFNMNDVCRWSNIKQERGTSYPYAKNYSFTLSLGF
- the istB gene encoding IS21-like element helper ATPase IstB — encoded protein: MEVNNKTAPVTGQQDQNTISLDLMNRMKLHGMAEAFRESLAGTTPQSMTADMFLSMLLAREWDYRAQAAIARLTKNAAFRYKAYIEQIDYATNRGLERNQMERLATLDFVHKAQNLFITGSSGTGKSYLACALGHEACKRGFRTFYANAPKLLGALKVAKVKGTLETELKKIERCQLLILDDLFIVPLDAKERPILLEIIEDRHERKSIIITSQYPSSNWYDMVGDPTIADAILDRIIHTAHTIELYGESMRKLRSKKNEKF
- the istA gene encoding IS21 family transposase; the encoded protein is MDKRIKNILRCYAVGMGIKETASTFHTSRNTVRKYVRLFLSSGKSIEQLLSLPDGQLDELFGCTESRHREPSSRRIELDALLPGYVSRLSRKGMSVRKLFKEYHAEYPDGFRLSSFKRAVRQYKFHIKVVGHVEHYAADQMYIDFAGDRLEVVDEMTGETKKAEVFVAILPFSHYTYCEAVWSQRKEDLIKACENAMQYFEGVPAAIVPDNLKAAVTRSDRNEPAINDDFAAFAEHYGCAVYPARVRHPKDKALVENAVKLLYRSIYLDMEGMTFSSLEDLNTAIRISLLDFNEKVMAGREMSRKKMFLQGEKDYLRPLPVKRYVVKERKLMTVGNNSYVSLFKHHYSVPKEYVGRRMTILYDADTVEIYCGMSLVSTHDRCDIPYAYSWKKEHNLPGHYGPYDKDLEELFRRASEIDNIVLNYLREVERAMQYPPKAFRSCRGILTLEKKYGRDRLVAACACADQKLQYGYQALREVLELGEDADFLPDEDGKVQPNVTSPAPLTHKNIRGREYYRKDKQ